From one Coffea eugenioides isolate CCC68of chromosome 11, Ceug_1.0, whole genome shotgun sequence genomic stretch:
- the LOC113751248 gene encoding uncharacterized protein LOC113751248 isoform X3, giving the protein MSHSWMTTTVVEHYNVLPYAMILSSWYSREFPSISLQRSNVSSILKIEENFGEKFSEREQVTSNGLQNISVEQGNIEINSYLMLENPCYAEVNNEGQCNDGNCNSAKYLVNEKAVTEKSKTMDEDAQETEQSDKSWDITHPTLKQLENLVNEKAVTEKSKMMDEDAEETEQSDKSWDITHPTLKQLENLVNEKAVTEKSKMMDEDAQETEQSDKSWEITHPTLKQLENLVNEKAVTEKSKTMDEDAQETEQSDKSWDITHPTLKQLENCIDANCSGKDTISAENSKRADKEVQEAEKLDGNCKNAQFRGNATVATDKFKMETEEAQELEQSDKFLDINHTTVKELENCSGEDTTGTDNSKRAETEDKETGSLDALSDISHSTVKKSENCVYIDCISEENSGSDNAKRVENKVEGTKNSDTGKLTHSTVEGLRDSISGNSSGKHTIDAYNSKEIKKVIKDTEKLDKSLDTMNNEDSEDSKQGPTNELQISCFLPRKRQQTDDGGVIMRFTKNGDKNKSADSPMRVYHHQKRKIPVKSGACASVGGAVNVESAGSPKSNRFNSREGKDSGIGINWTLPYNLNWTQGEDYAPVCLEPNARSVETQQATLVTKDVALAQTALGHLFSKRAKMCHQARLMHDEIAACDQNIQKIIEGNEDALALMLDAIMDGCNDACFKDKYQHESYQHGGHRRLNQLRTTKRISDAIFNLRSPTQDLNGICGVNGWMVNYSVSAPDVNCFLLLKKLQIQLLH; this is encoded by the exons ATGTCTCATAGCTGGATGACTACCACAGTGGTTGAGCATTATAACGTGCTTCCTTATGCCATGATTCTGTCAAGCTGGTATTCAAG GGAATTTCCCTCAATTAGCTTGCAGAGATCCAATGTGAGCAGCATTCTGAAAATTGAGgagaattttggtgaaaaatttTCTGAAAGAGAGCAAGTTACCTCAAATGGATTGCAGAATATTAGTGTGGAACAGGGAAATATAGAGATCAATAGCTATCTAATGCTGGAAAATCCCTGTTATGCAGAAGTTAACAATGAGGGGCAGTGCAATGATGGGAACTGCAACAGTGCAAAGTACCTTGTTAATGAGAAAGCTGTTACTGAGAAATCTAAGACGATGGATGAAGATGCTCAAGAAACAGAACAATCTGATAAATCCTGGGACATCACTCACCCAACTCTAAAACAGTTGGAGAACCTTGTTAATGAGAAAGCTGTTACTGAGAAATCTAAGATGATGGATGAAGATGCTGAAGAAACAGAACAATCTGATAAATCCTGGGACATCACTCACCCAACTCTAAAACAGTTGGAGAACCTTGTTAATGAGAAAGCTGTTACTGAGAAATCTAAGATGATGGATGAAGATGCTCAAGAAACAGAACAATCTGATAAATCCTGGGAGATCACTCACCCAACTCTAAAACAGTTGGAGAACCTTGTTAATGAGAAAGCTGTTACTGAGAAATCTAAGACGATGGATGAAGATGCTCAAGAAACAGAACAATCTGATAAATCCTGGGACATCACTCACCCAACTCTAAAACAGTTGGAGAACTGCATTGATGCAAATTGTAGTGGTAAAGACACAATTAGTGCAGAGAACTCCAAGAGGGCAGATAAAGAAGTTCAAGAAGCAGAAAAACTGGACGGAAACTGCAAAAATGCACAATTTAGAGGTAATGCGACAGTTGCTACTGACAAATTTAAGATGGAGACTGAAGAAGCTCAGGAACTAGAACAATCAGATAAATTCTTGGACATTAATCACACAACTGTGAAAGAGTTGGAGAATTGTAGTGGTGAAGACACAACTGGTACTGACAACTCCAAGAGGGCAGAGACAGAAGATAAAGAAACAGGAAGCCTTGATGCATTATCGGACATCAGTCACTCAACTGTGAAAAAGTCAGAAAATTGTGTTTATATAGATTGTATAAGTGAAGAGAACAGTGGTAGTGACAATGCTAAGAGGGTGGAGAATAAAGTTGAAGGCACTAAAAACTCTGATACAGGTAAACTCACTCACTCAACTGTCGAAGGGTTGAGAGACTCTATCAGTGGAAATTCTAGTGGCAAACATACAATTGATGCATACAATAGTAAggagataaagaaagtaatcaAAGACACAGAAAAGCTTGATAAATCTTTGGATACCATGAACAATGAGGATTCTGAAGATTCAAAACAGGGTCCTACTAATGAACTCCAGATAAGCTGCTTCCTTCCCAGAAAAAGGCAGCAGACGGATGATGGTGGAGTTATAATGAGATTTACCAAAAACGGGGACAAGAATAAGAGTGCAGATTCACCTATGCGAGTTTACCATCACCAGAAAAGGAAGATTCCTGTAAAGAGTGGTGCATGTGCTTCTGTAGGTGGAGCTGTCAAT GTGGAGTCAGCTGGTAGCCCAAAATCAAATAGATTTAATAGTAGAGAAGGAAAGGATTCTGGAATTGGCATCAATTGGACTCTCCCATACAATCTAAATTGGACTCAAGGGGAAGATTATGCACCAGTTTGTCTTGAGCCAAATGCCAGAAGTGTTGAAACTCAGCAGGCTACACTTGTAACAAAAGACGTAGCACTGGCACAGACTGCTTTGGGACATTTATTCAGTAAAAGAGCAAAAATG TGTCATCAAGCTCGCCTCATGCATGATGAGATTGCAGCTTGTGATCAAAACATCCAGAAGATCATAGAGG GCAATGAGGATGCTTTGGCTCTTATGTTAGATGCCATCATGGATGGTTGTAATGATGCATGCTTCAAAGATAAATATCAGCATGAGAGTTATCAACATGGTGGCCATCGTCGCTTAAATCAACTCAGAACCACAAAGAGGATATCAGATGCCATCTTTAATTTGCGGTCTCCTACTCAG GATTTGAATGGTATATGTGGTGTGAATGGCTGGATGGTCAATTATTCCGTGTCAGCCCCAGATG TGAATTGCTTTCTACTCCTGAAGAAGCTACAGATTCAGCTGCTGCACTGA
- the LOC113751248 gene encoding uncharacterized protein LOC113751248 isoform X2, whose protein sequence is MEQISKPLPQREFPSISLQRSNVSSILKIEENFGEKFSEREQVTSNGLQNISVEQGNIEINSYLMLENPCYAEVNNEGQCNDGNCNSAKYLVNEKAVTEKSKTMDEDAQETEQSDKSWDITHPTLKQLENLVNEKAVTEKSKMMDEDAEETEQSDKSWDITHPTLKQLENLVNEKAVTEKSKMMDEDAQETEQSDKSWEITHPTLKQLENLVNEKAVTEKSKTMDEDAQETEQSDKSWDITHPTLKQLENCIDANCSGKDTISAENSKRADKEVQEAEKLDGNCKNAQFRGNATVATDKFKMETEEAQELEQSDKFLDINHTTVKELENCSGEDTTGTDNSKRAETEDKETGSLDALSDISHSTVKKSENCVYIDCISEENSGSDNAKRVENKVEGTKNSDTGKLTHSTVEGLRDSISGNSSGKHTIDAYNSKEIKKVIKDTEKLDKSLDTMNNEDSEDSKQGPTNELQISCFLPRKRQQTDDGGVIMRFTKNGDKNKSADSPMRVYHHQKRKIPVKSGACASVGGAVNVESAGSPKSNRFNSREGKDSGIGINWTLPYNLNWTQGEDYAPVCLEPNARSVETQQATLVTKDVALAQTALGHLFSKRAKMCHQARLMHDEIAACDQNIQKIIEGNEDALALMLDAIMDGCNDACFKDKYQHESYQHGGHRRLNQLRTTKRISDAIFNLRSPTQDLNGICGVNGWMVNYSVSAPDGGFLAKVTVEGMDFDSSCFSELLSTPEEATDSAAALMIAQLRAMAGHT, encoded by the exons ATGGAGCAGATCTCCAAACCCTTACCTCAAAG GGAATTTCCCTCAATTAGCTTGCAGAGATCCAATGTGAGCAGCATTCTGAAAATTGAGgagaattttggtgaaaaatttTCTGAAAGAGAGCAAGTTACCTCAAATGGATTGCAGAATATTAGTGTGGAACAGGGAAATATAGAGATCAATAGCTATCTAATGCTGGAAAATCCCTGTTATGCAGAAGTTAACAATGAGGGGCAGTGCAATGATGGGAACTGCAACAGTGCAAAGTACCTTGTTAATGAGAAAGCTGTTACTGAGAAATCTAAGACGATGGATGAAGATGCTCAAGAAACAGAACAATCTGATAAATCCTGGGACATCACTCACCCAACTCTAAAACAGTTGGAGAACCTTGTTAATGAGAAAGCTGTTACTGAGAAATCTAAGATGATGGATGAAGATGCTGAAGAAACAGAACAATCTGATAAATCCTGGGACATCACTCACCCAACTCTAAAACAGTTGGAGAACCTTGTTAATGAGAAAGCTGTTACTGAGAAATCTAAGATGATGGATGAAGATGCTCAAGAAACAGAACAATCTGATAAATCCTGGGAGATCACTCACCCAACTCTAAAACAGTTGGAGAACCTTGTTAATGAGAAAGCTGTTACTGAGAAATCTAAGACGATGGATGAAGATGCTCAAGAAACAGAACAATCTGATAAATCCTGGGACATCACTCACCCAACTCTAAAACAGTTGGAGAACTGCATTGATGCAAATTGTAGTGGTAAAGACACAATTAGTGCAGAGAACTCCAAGAGGGCAGATAAAGAAGTTCAAGAAGCAGAAAAACTGGACGGAAACTGCAAAAATGCACAATTTAGAGGTAATGCGACAGTTGCTACTGACAAATTTAAGATGGAGACTGAAGAAGCTCAGGAACTAGAACAATCAGATAAATTCTTGGACATTAATCACACAACTGTGAAAGAGTTGGAGAATTGTAGTGGTGAAGACACAACTGGTACTGACAACTCCAAGAGGGCAGAGACAGAAGATAAAGAAACAGGAAGCCTTGATGCATTATCGGACATCAGTCACTCAACTGTGAAAAAGTCAGAAAATTGTGTTTATATAGATTGTATAAGTGAAGAGAACAGTGGTAGTGACAATGCTAAGAGGGTGGAGAATAAAGTTGAAGGCACTAAAAACTCTGATACAGGTAAACTCACTCACTCAACTGTCGAAGGGTTGAGAGACTCTATCAGTGGAAATTCTAGTGGCAAACATACAATTGATGCATACAATAGTAAggagataaagaaagtaatcaAAGACACAGAAAAGCTTGATAAATCTTTGGATACCATGAACAATGAGGATTCTGAAGATTCAAAACAGGGTCCTACTAATGAACTCCAGATAAGCTGCTTCCTTCCCAGAAAAAGGCAGCAGACGGATGATGGTGGAGTTATAATGAGATTTACCAAAAACGGGGACAAGAATAAGAGTGCAGATTCACCTATGCGAGTTTACCATCACCAGAAAAGGAAGATTCCTGTAAAGAGTGGTGCATGTGCTTCTGTAGGTGGAGCTGTCAAT GTGGAGTCAGCTGGTAGCCCAAAATCAAATAGATTTAATAGTAGAGAAGGAAAGGATTCTGGAATTGGCATCAATTGGACTCTCCCATACAATCTAAATTGGACTCAAGGGGAAGATTATGCACCAGTTTGTCTTGAGCCAAATGCCAGAAGTGTTGAAACTCAGCAGGCTACACTTGTAACAAAAGACGTAGCACTGGCACAGACTGCTTTGGGACATTTATTCAGTAAAAGAGCAAAAATG TGTCATCAAGCTCGCCTCATGCATGATGAGATTGCAGCTTGTGATCAAAACATCCAGAAGATCATAGAGG GCAATGAGGATGCTTTGGCTCTTATGTTAGATGCCATCATGGATGGTTGTAATGATGCATGCTTCAAAGATAAATATCAGCATGAGAGTTATCAACATGGTGGCCATCGTCGCTTAAATCAACTCAGAACCACAAAGAGGATATCAGATGCCATCTTTAATTTGCGGTCTCCTACTCAG GATTTGAATGGTATATGTGGTGTGAATGGCTGGATGGTCAATTATTCCGTGTCAGCCCCAGATG GTGGATTTTTAGCTAAGGTAACTGTAGAAGGCATGGATTTTGATTCTTCCTGTTTCAGTGAATTGCTTTCTACTCCTGAAGAAGCTACAGATTCAGCTGCTGCACTGATGATTGCGCAGCTACGAGCAATGGCAGGCCACACCTAA
- the LOC113751248 gene encoding uncharacterized protein LOC113751248 isoform X1 → MSHSWMTTTVVEHYNVLPYAMILSSWYSREFPSISLQRSNVSSILKIEENFGEKFSEREQVTSNGLQNISVEQGNIEINSYLMLENPCYAEVNNEGQCNDGNCNSAKYLVNEKAVTEKSKTMDEDAQETEQSDKSWDITHPTLKQLENLVNEKAVTEKSKMMDEDAEETEQSDKSWDITHPTLKQLENLVNEKAVTEKSKMMDEDAQETEQSDKSWEITHPTLKQLENLVNEKAVTEKSKTMDEDAQETEQSDKSWDITHPTLKQLENCIDANCSGKDTISAENSKRADKEVQEAEKLDGNCKNAQFRGNATVATDKFKMETEEAQELEQSDKFLDINHTTVKELENCSGEDTTGTDNSKRAETEDKETGSLDALSDISHSTVKKSENCVYIDCISEENSGSDNAKRVENKVEGTKNSDTGKLTHSTVEGLRDSISGNSSGKHTIDAYNSKEIKKVIKDTEKLDKSLDTMNNEDSEDSKQGPTNELQISCFLPRKRQQTDDGGVIMRFTKNGDKNKSADSPMRVYHHQKRKIPVKSGACASVGGAVNVESAGSPKSNRFNSREGKDSGIGINWTLPYNLNWTQGEDYAPVCLEPNARSVETQQATLVTKDVALAQTALGHLFSKRAKMCHQARLMHDEIAACDQNIQKIIEGNEDALALMLDAIMDGCNDACFKDKYQHESYQHGGHRRLNQLRTTKRISDAIFNLRSPTQDLNGICGVNGWMVNYSVSAPDGGFLAKVTVEGMDFDSSCFSELLSTPEEATDSAAALMIAQLRAMAGHT, encoded by the exons ATGTCTCATAGCTGGATGACTACCACAGTGGTTGAGCATTATAACGTGCTTCCTTATGCCATGATTCTGTCAAGCTGGTATTCAAG GGAATTTCCCTCAATTAGCTTGCAGAGATCCAATGTGAGCAGCATTCTGAAAATTGAGgagaattttggtgaaaaatttTCTGAAAGAGAGCAAGTTACCTCAAATGGATTGCAGAATATTAGTGTGGAACAGGGAAATATAGAGATCAATAGCTATCTAATGCTGGAAAATCCCTGTTATGCAGAAGTTAACAATGAGGGGCAGTGCAATGATGGGAACTGCAACAGTGCAAAGTACCTTGTTAATGAGAAAGCTGTTACTGAGAAATCTAAGACGATGGATGAAGATGCTCAAGAAACAGAACAATCTGATAAATCCTGGGACATCACTCACCCAACTCTAAAACAGTTGGAGAACCTTGTTAATGAGAAAGCTGTTACTGAGAAATCTAAGATGATGGATGAAGATGCTGAAGAAACAGAACAATCTGATAAATCCTGGGACATCACTCACCCAACTCTAAAACAGTTGGAGAACCTTGTTAATGAGAAAGCTGTTACTGAGAAATCTAAGATGATGGATGAAGATGCTCAAGAAACAGAACAATCTGATAAATCCTGGGAGATCACTCACCCAACTCTAAAACAGTTGGAGAACCTTGTTAATGAGAAAGCTGTTACTGAGAAATCTAAGACGATGGATGAAGATGCTCAAGAAACAGAACAATCTGATAAATCCTGGGACATCACTCACCCAACTCTAAAACAGTTGGAGAACTGCATTGATGCAAATTGTAGTGGTAAAGACACAATTAGTGCAGAGAACTCCAAGAGGGCAGATAAAGAAGTTCAAGAAGCAGAAAAACTGGACGGAAACTGCAAAAATGCACAATTTAGAGGTAATGCGACAGTTGCTACTGACAAATTTAAGATGGAGACTGAAGAAGCTCAGGAACTAGAACAATCAGATAAATTCTTGGACATTAATCACACAACTGTGAAAGAGTTGGAGAATTGTAGTGGTGAAGACACAACTGGTACTGACAACTCCAAGAGGGCAGAGACAGAAGATAAAGAAACAGGAAGCCTTGATGCATTATCGGACATCAGTCACTCAACTGTGAAAAAGTCAGAAAATTGTGTTTATATAGATTGTATAAGTGAAGAGAACAGTGGTAGTGACAATGCTAAGAGGGTGGAGAATAAAGTTGAAGGCACTAAAAACTCTGATACAGGTAAACTCACTCACTCAACTGTCGAAGGGTTGAGAGACTCTATCAGTGGAAATTCTAGTGGCAAACATACAATTGATGCATACAATAGTAAggagataaagaaagtaatcaAAGACACAGAAAAGCTTGATAAATCTTTGGATACCATGAACAATGAGGATTCTGAAGATTCAAAACAGGGTCCTACTAATGAACTCCAGATAAGCTGCTTCCTTCCCAGAAAAAGGCAGCAGACGGATGATGGTGGAGTTATAATGAGATTTACCAAAAACGGGGACAAGAATAAGAGTGCAGATTCACCTATGCGAGTTTACCATCACCAGAAAAGGAAGATTCCTGTAAAGAGTGGTGCATGTGCTTCTGTAGGTGGAGCTGTCAAT GTGGAGTCAGCTGGTAGCCCAAAATCAAATAGATTTAATAGTAGAGAAGGAAAGGATTCTGGAATTGGCATCAATTGGACTCTCCCATACAATCTAAATTGGACTCAAGGGGAAGATTATGCACCAGTTTGTCTTGAGCCAAATGCCAGAAGTGTTGAAACTCAGCAGGCTACACTTGTAACAAAAGACGTAGCACTGGCACAGACTGCTTTGGGACATTTATTCAGTAAAAGAGCAAAAATG TGTCATCAAGCTCGCCTCATGCATGATGAGATTGCAGCTTGTGATCAAAACATCCAGAAGATCATAGAGG GCAATGAGGATGCTTTGGCTCTTATGTTAGATGCCATCATGGATGGTTGTAATGATGCATGCTTCAAAGATAAATATCAGCATGAGAGTTATCAACATGGTGGCCATCGTCGCTTAAATCAACTCAGAACCACAAAGAGGATATCAGATGCCATCTTTAATTTGCGGTCTCCTACTCAG GATTTGAATGGTATATGTGGTGTGAATGGCTGGATGGTCAATTATTCCGTGTCAGCCCCAGATG GTGGATTTTTAGCTAAGGTAACTGTAGAAGGCATGGATTTTGATTCTTCCTGTTTCAGTGAATTGCTTTCTACTCCTGAAGAAGCTACAGATTCAGCTGCTGCACTGATGATTGCGCAGCTACGAGCAATGGCAGGCCACACCTAA